The following proteins are encoded in a genomic region of Papaver somniferum cultivar HN1 unplaced genomic scaffold, ASM357369v1 unplaced-scaffold_10, whole genome shotgun sequence:
- the LOC113326160 gene encoding uncharacterized protein LOC113326160 has translation MTFDAEDIEEDMEDHNDTLVLTLPVAGCNIRKILIDGGSSVNVLFHDTFKRMKLNDEQLMSTYYTIYGFNGGTNEDLRGYVLQVDAGPMKVDTRFSVVDAPSSYNAIIGQKWVHKLKGVATTYHQYLRFPTPEGVMEIKGDQVTPRECQALQNQINNEQEEQRKFRRNKAADKEKAIDLYLEEISRKSLAKESIVLNTEEGTSAAKGAEEPTK, from the coding sequence ATGaccttcgatgctgaagatatagAGGAAGACATGGAAGATCACAATGATACCTTGGTTCTCACTCTACCAGTGGCTGGGTGCAACATCAggaagatcctcatagacggagGAAGTTCGGTTAATGTTCTGTTCCATGACACATTCAAGCGGATGAAGTTAAACGACGAGCAACTCATGTCcacttattacaccatctacggattcaatgggggCACCAACGAAGACCTTAGGGGATACGTTTTGCAAGTAGATGCAGGACCAATGAAGGTTGATACTCGATTCAGCGTAGTGGACGCTCCTTCCTCCTACAACGCTATCATCGGTCAAAAATGGGTgcataagctcaaaggagtagcAACGACCTATCATCAATACCTTAGATTTCCAACacccgaaggggtaatggaaataAAGGGAGATCAGGTTACCCCCCGAGAATGTCAAGCTTTGCAAAACCAAATCAACAATGAACAAGAGGAACAACGGAAGTTCCGAAGAAATAAGGCAGCTGACAAGgaaaaagcaattgacctttatcTCGAAGAAATCTCAAGAAAAAGCCTGGCAAAGGAAAGTATTGTTCTGAATACCGAAGAAGGCACATCCGCAGCTAAGGGGGCtgaagagcctaccaaatag